The following proteins come from a genomic window of Candidatus Thiodiazotropha sp. CDECU1:
- a CDS encoding L,D-transpeptidase family protein → MSTLGTARAVTLDLPPEGDDVVGRIFMLTTRYEETFSDIARTYDIGYRQMVAANPEVDPWLPGEGSEVVIPQQYVLPPGPREGLVINLAELRLYYFPQDRPVVITYPIGIGREGWSTPTGETSVIGKKKDPSWTVPKSILQEHEEDGDPLPPIVPPGPDNPLGNRAIYLGMNGYLLHGTNKPYGVGMRVSHGCIRLYPENVEQFFEEVEIGIPVRIIDKPFKAGWLKGELFVQVHPPLVEYVEERGNNYTELVNAVVSKLGEDQRRPDWDQLHNFIEQKTGIPMPLYLWRENAVADGN, encoded by the coding sequence GTGAGTACCCTGGGAACCGCCCGGGCTGTCACCCTCGATCTGCCTCCAGAGGGTGATGATGTAGTGGGCAGGATCTTCATGCTGACCACGCGCTATGAGGAGACATTCTCCGATATCGCCCGCACCTATGACATCGGCTACCGACAGATGGTAGCGGCCAACCCCGAGGTGGACCCATGGTTGCCCGGGGAAGGCTCGGAAGTCGTCATCCCCCAACAGTACGTCCTACCACCGGGTCCCCGCGAGGGTCTCGTCATCAACCTGGCTGAACTGCGCCTTTACTACTTTCCCCAAGATCGTCCCGTGGTCATCACCTACCCGATAGGAATAGGTCGTGAAGGGTGGAGCACTCCCACCGGAGAGACCTCGGTTATCGGCAAAAAAAAGGATCCGAGCTGGACCGTTCCCAAATCGATCCTGCAGGAGCACGAAGAGGATGGCGATCCGCTGCCGCCAATTGTGCCGCCCGGGCCCGATAATCCACTCGGAAATCGTGCCATCTACCTGGGCATGAATGGCTATCTGTTGCATGGAACCAATAAGCCCTATGGCGTTGGCATGCGGGTCAGTCACGGTTGTATCCGTCTCTATCCTGAAAATGTTGAACAATTTTTTGAAGAGGTTGAAATAGGTATCCCGGTCAGGATTATCGATAAACCCTTCAAAGCCGGTTGGCTGAAGGGTGAACTGTTTGTCCAGGTCCATCCTCCTTTGGTCGAATATGTGGAGGAGCGAGGCAACAACTACACCGAGCTGGTGAATGCGGTGGTCAGCAAGCTGGGCGAGGATCAGCGCAGGCCGGATTGGGATCAGCTACACAACTTCATTGAACAGAAGACCGGTATACCCATGCCACTTTACCTATGGCGTGAGAATGCGGTCGCAGACGGCAATTAA
- a CDS encoding ParA family protein: MRRIALINQKGGVGKTTITTNLGHALALAGHRVTVIDLDPQGQLASSYGIFRAPAKGIDQVMLEAQDPASVKQGIRDMLTLIPAGDCLQEIEHLHDGGASRAQLLKQALDGALDDQAFVLFDCPPSSGLLVANAIFAADEALIPVSGDHMSLNGLAKMMLTIKKFEPYLSKPLPTWIALNRYFPRRRLCKEVSEKLKRHFSDQLIHTPIREAAVIAECPGIGRTIFEYKPGSQSAKEFQSLATELLARDPG; this comes from the coding sequence ATGCGACGAATTGCGTTGATTAATCAAAAAGGTGGTGTGGGAAAGACCACGATCACCACCAATTTGGGACATGCCCTGGCCCTTGCCGGTCACCGGGTCACTGTGATCGACCTGGACCCGCAAGGGCAGTTGGCCTCCAGTTACGGCATCTTTCGCGCACCTGCGAAGGGGATCGATCAGGTGATGCTCGAGGCACAGGATCCCGCATCGGTGAAACAGGGGATCAGGGATATGCTGACATTGATCCCCGCTGGCGATTGCCTGCAGGAGATCGAGCACCTGCACGACGGCGGTGCGTCGAGGGCTCAGCTGCTGAAACAGGCATTGGATGGGGCGTTGGATGATCAGGCGTTTGTCCTGTTCGATTGTCCGCCATCGTCAGGATTATTGGTGGCGAATGCAATTTTTGCCGCCGATGAAGCACTGATTCCGGTGAGTGGAGATCACATGTCATTGAATGGCCTGGCCAAGATGATGCTCACCATAAAGAAGTTCGAACCCTACCTGAGCAAACCGCTGCCCACCTGGATTGCATTGAACCGTTACTTTCCCCGCCGGCGACTCTGCAAAGAGGTTTCGGAGAAGCTGAAGAGGCACTTTTCCGATCAGCTGATTCATACCCCGATACGGGAAGCGGCAGTCATCGCCGAGTGCCCTGGCATAGGGCGTACCATTTTCGAGTATAAGCCCGGTAGCCAGTCGGCGAAGGAGTTCCAGTCTCTGGCTACAGAGTTGCTAGCCCGTGATCCCGGGTAA
- the ychF gene encoding redox-regulated ATPase YchF gives MGFKCGIVGLPNVGKSTLFNALTKATIAAENYPFCTIDPNVGVVPLPDHRLDVIASIVNPQAVIPTSMQFVDIAGLVAGASKGEGLGNKFLANIRETDAIAQVVRCFEDSDVVHVAGRVDPISDVEVINTELGLADLESVEKALEKSLRQAKTGDKKVLARKALLERVQDHLNSAKPVRSMAMDEDERAELRDLFLLTIKPVLYIANVAEDGFEDNPHLDALSALAASEGAEVVPVCAAIEAEIVELDEHERGEFLADLGLDEPGLNRVVRAGYKLLGLETYFTAGEKEVRAWTIPQSATAPQAAGVIHTDFERGFIRAEVVAYEDFVNCKGEQGAREAGKLRSEGKEYVVKDGDVIHFRFNV, from the coding sequence ATGGGATTCAAATGCGGTATCGTGGGTCTGCCGAATGTCGGTAAGTCAACCCTGTTCAATGCCTTGACCAAGGCCACAATTGCTGCGGAAAACTACCCTTTTTGCACCATCGATCCCAATGTGGGTGTGGTGCCCCTCCCCGACCATCGCCTGGATGTGATCGCATCCATTGTCAATCCGCAAGCGGTGATTCCCACCAGTATGCAATTCGTGGACATTGCCGGGCTGGTTGCCGGGGCCTCCAAAGGGGAAGGACTGGGGAACAAGTTTCTGGCCAACATCCGTGAAACCGATGCCATCGCTCAAGTAGTGCGCTGTTTTGAGGATAGTGACGTGGTGCATGTGGCCGGTCGGGTGGATCCGATCAGCGATGTGGAGGTTATCAATACGGAGTTGGGATTGGCCGACCTGGAATCGGTTGAGAAGGCGCTGGAGAAGAGCCTCAGGCAGGCCAAGACCGGTGACAAAAAGGTATTGGCGCGTAAGGCCTTGCTGGAGAGGGTGCAGGATCATTTGAACAGTGCCAAACCGGTTCGCAGCATGGCCATGGATGAGGATGAAAGGGCGGAGTTACGGGATCTGTTTCTGCTCACAATCAAGCCGGTACTCTACATTGCCAATGTGGCGGAGGATGGTTTTGAGGACAATCCCCATCTGGATGCGCTTTCAGCATTGGCGGCCAGTGAGGGTGCGGAGGTGGTACCTGTGTGTGCCGCCATCGAGGCGGAGATTGTGGAATTGGACGAACATGAGCGGGGTGAGTTTCTGGCTGACCTGGGGCTGGATGAGCCGGGCTTGAACCGGGTCGTCAGGGCGGGTTACAAGTTGTTGGGCCTTGAAACCTACTTTACCGCCGGCGAAAAAGAGGTCAGGGCCTGGACCATTCCCCAGAGTGCCACGGCACCCCAGGCGGCCGGGGTGATCCATACCGATTTCGAACGCGGTTTCATCCGCGCCGAGGTCGTGGCCTACGAGGATTTTGTCAATTGCAAAGGGGAGCAGGGGGCCAGGGAGGCGGGTAAGCTACGCTCTGAGGGCAAGGAGTATGTGGTCAAGGATGGGGACGTCATCCACTTCCGTTTCAACGTCTGA
- a CDS encoding Lpp/OprI family alanine-zipper lipoprotein: MKTTIMKTAAMILTVGLFAGCATNSGLQEDVANAQAAADAAMKAAKEAQLDAATAQGTADAALKAANSAKDAAEACSERCGRMSEKAMAK; the protein is encoded by the coding sequence ATGAAAACCACCATCATGAAAACCGCCGCAATGATTCTTACTGTTGGTTTGTTCGCAGGTTGTGCGACTAACAGCGGTCTGCAAGAGGACGTCGCCAACGCCCAGGCTGCAGCCGATGCTGCCATGAAAGCTGCCAAAGAGGCTCAGCTGGATGCTGCTACCGCTCAAGGTACTGCTGATGCTGCTCTCAAGGCCGCTAACTCGGCTAAAGATGCCGCTGAAGCTTGTAGTGAGCGTTGTGGCCGTATGTCAGAGAAGGCAATGGCTAAATAA
- a CDS encoding STAS domain-containing protein produces the protein MSISSELSPDEKSVTIVISGRFDFSTHQEFMQAYKAFPKGEKVFVVDLTNAEYLDSSAMGMLLQLREHSSSDSDGVVLKNGNDAVQDVLRIANFGKLFVIQ, from the coding sequence ATGTCCATATCCAGCGAACTTTCCCCGGATGAAAAGAGCGTTACCATTGTTATTTCCGGGCGATTTGATTTCTCCACCCATCAGGAGTTCATGCAGGCCTATAAGGCCTTTCCAAAGGGTGAGAAGGTCTTTGTGGTTGATTTGACCAATGCCGAATATCTGGACAGCTCTGCAATGGGTATGCTGCTGCAACTGCGTGAACACAGTTCTTCAGACAGCGACGGTGTAGTGCTTAAAAACGGTAACGACGCAGTACAGGATGTGTTGCGAATAGCCAATTTCGGGAAATTATTCGTCATTCAGTAG
- the ggt gene encoding gamma-glutamyltransferase: protein MQTSVIKKAPLWSLIFLFFICSQLAAAESPGSAAIATAHPQATAAGLQLLDAGGNAFDAAVAVSAVLAVVEPYSSGIGGGGFWLLHRASDGFQTMLDGRERAPMAAHRDLYLDQAGKVIPQLSIDGALAAGIPGEPAALVHLARHYGRLSLTESLQPAIRLARDGFKADSHYRRMANWRLAVLRAHPASAAQFLQQGEAPEEGALIKQPALAETLEKIAQHGFDGFYKGEVAQRLVDGVRAAGGIWSLEDLAAYRVVERQPIVGRYAGLKITSASPPSSGGIALMTMLNILQGFDLQAQQEPLRTHLLVEAMRRAYRDRADYLGDPDYVDIPVEALTHPWYAAGLARDIQLHRASPSVGNLSRSQEGRDTTHFSILDGEGNRVAATLSINYPFGSGFVVPGTGVLLNDEMDDFSASPGVPNVYGLVGGEANAIAGGKRMLSSMTPTFVEDDRRLAILGTPGGSRIITMVLLGILEMADGKGPKNWVEQPRFHHQYLPDAVQFEAGAFSDEMKQQLTAMGHNLKPLDSQYGNMQAILWDKQLGEIEAASDPRGLGFSRVVKSSSHGREETGSEVDGKN, encoded by the coding sequence ATGCAGACAAGCGTCATCAAAAAGGCTCCCTTGTGGAGCCTTATTTTTCTCTTTTTCATCTGTTCTCAGCTAGCGGCGGCTGAAAGCCCCGGATCTGCCGCCATCGCCACGGCCCATCCGCAGGCGACTGCCGCAGGCCTGCAACTGTTGGACGCTGGTGGAAACGCCTTCGATGCGGCGGTTGCTGTGAGTGCCGTATTGGCTGTGGTCGAACCCTATAGTTCAGGTATCGGTGGCGGTGGCTTCTGGCTATTGCATCGTGCCAGTGACGGTTTCCAGACCATGCTGGACGGCCGCGAACGAGCCCCCATGGCCGCCCATCGTGATCTCTATCTGGATCAGGCGGGAAAGGTTATCCCGCAGCTTTCCATCGATGGGGCGCTGGCGGCCGGCATTCCCGGTGAGCCTGCGGCCCTGGTCCATTTGGCTCGCCACTACGGACGTCTATCCCTTACCGAGTCGCTGCAGCCGGCGATCAGATTGGCCCGGGATGGATTCAAGGCAGACAGCCACTACCGCAGGATGGCGAACTGGCGTCTGGCGGTGTTGCGTGCCCATCCTGCTTCGGCTGCACAGTTTCTGCAGCAGGGCGAGGCGCCTGAAGAGGGTGCCCTGATCAAGCAGCCGGCTTTGGCGGAGACCCTTGAAAAGATCGCTCAGCACGGGTTCGATGGTTTCTACAAAGGGGAGGTCGCCCAACGCCTGGTGGATGGAGTGCGGGCTGCGGGCGGTATCTGGAGCCTTGAGGATCTGGCCGCTTACCGGGTCGTGGAGCGGCAACCCATTGTCGGTCGTTATGCGGGACTGAAGATCACCAGTGCCTCACCGCCCTCATCCGGTGGCATAGCATTGATGACCATGTTGAATATCCTGCAGGGATTCGATCTGCAGGCGCAGCAAGAACCTCTTCGTACCCACCTGCTGGTGGAGGCGATGCGCCGGGCCTATCGGGATCGTGCCGATTATCTGGGCGACCCCGATTATGTGGATATTCCAGTGGAGGCGCTGACCCATCCCTGGTACGCAGCAGGCCTGGCACGGGATATTCAACTGCACCGTGCCAGCCCAAGTGTGGGTAACCTCTCCCGGTCACAGGAGGGGCGCGACACCACCCATTTCTCCATACTCGATGGGGAGGGGAACCGGGTGGCGGCCACACTCAGCATCAACTATCCCTTCGGCTCCGGTTTCGTGGTGCCGGGTACCGGGGTGTTGTTGAATGATGAAATGGATGATTTCTCCGCCAGCCCCGGGGTACCCAATGTGTATGGGTTGGTTGGGGGTGAAGCGAATGCCATCGCCGGGGGTAAGCGAATGTTGTCGAGTATGACTCCAACCTTCGTGGAAGATGATCGCCGGTTGGCCATTCTGGGCACCCCTGGCGGCAGCAGGATCATCACCATGGTGTTATTGGGTATCTTGGAGATGGCTGATGGCAAGGGACCGAAAAATTGGGTGGAACAGCCCCGTTTTCATCATCAATATCTACCCGATGCCGTTCAATTCGAAGCGGGCGCTTTCAGTGATGAAATGAAACAGCAGTTGACTGCAATGGGACACAATTTAAAGCCTCTCGATAGCCAATATGGAAACATGCAGGCGATTTTATGGGACAAACAACTGGGTGAAATCGAGGCTGCCTCCGATCCCCGTGGTTTGGGATTTTCCCGTGTTGTGAAGTCGAGTTCTCATGGAAGAGAGGAGACAGGTAGCGAAGTTGATGGAAAAAATTGA
- a CDS encoding YfhL family 4Fe-4S dicluster ferredoxin, translating into MALIITDECINCDVCEPECPNGAITQGDEIYEIEADLCTECVGHYDTSQCVEVCPVDCIPKDPEHEESYEMLYAKYLKITGESE; encoded by the coding sequence TTAATAATCACTGACGAGTGCATCAACTGTGATGTTTGTGAGCCAGAATGCCCAAACGGTGCCATCACCCAGGGTGATGAGATTTATGAGATCGAAGCCGATCTCTGTACCGAGTGTGTCGGTCATTACGATACCTCGCAGTGTGTCGAGGTGTGCCCGGTGGATTGTATTCCCAAGGATCCCGAGCATGAGGAGAGCTATGAGATGTTGTATGCCAAGTATCTCAAGATCACCGGCGAATCTGAATAG